The following proteins are encoded in a genomic region of Triticum dicoccoides isolate Atlit2015 ecotype Zavitan chromosome 1B, WEW_v2.0, whole genome shotgun sequence:
- the LOC119349473 gene encoding MACPF domain-containing protein NSL1-like → MMMDLGAARATPPSAQEAAEAAVRAVGCGYDLADDLRLFRAKDRLLDLGGGGGKRDLCLPGGAVVAGAPAGVVADKGERARFRSDVLSFAQMAEHVNQSLSLTGKIPSGPFNAMFDYRGCWHRDAAATRSLCFDARLVELYAVEAPRGARLALRGHVARDVPTSWDPPALAAFIDTHGTHVVVGVRMGGKDVVCVKQLRGSALEPRDVQARLKKLADATFSQSQSQDRRQSSAGAKGRGSSSRRPPGPGSAAWRAFRSPVIHNKDDVVGIHVRRGGVDDGQGHDEWLATVAASPDVISMAFVPITSLLTGVPGRGFLNHAVNLYLRYKPPIEELEQFLEFQVPRQWAPEFGELPLALGPQRKKKKDSLPSLQFTLMGPKLRVNTAKVDSGGRPVTGIRLFLEGKKNSRLGVHLQHLSATPRAVPIVVGEAVTTAAGDAVNERAYFEPVRSSLLTHACTAPVQHAGARIDDCAAVVTAAWLEVREACLKKVLFLRLGFSGVARTKIRRSEWDGPLATTRKSGSLSAMLSAALSGTAAAVPPQGEPMEGKVEVNSAVFPKGPPVPLPVQKMAKYIDTTEVTRGPDDLPGYWVVTGAKLCVEGGKVALKAKYSLLISAPEDDEV, encoded by the exons ATGATGATGGACCTGGGCGCCGCGCGCGCGACGCCGCCGTCGGCGCAGGAGGCGGCCGAGGCCGCCGTGCGCGCGGTCGGCTGCGGCTACGACCTCGCCGACGACCTGCGCCTCTTCCGCGCCAAGGACCGGCTGCTCGACctcggcggcgggggcggcaagCGGGACCTGTGCCTGCCGGGCGGGGCCGTGGTGGCCGGCGCGCCCGCGGGGGTCGTCGCCGACAAGGGCGAGCGCGCGCGGTTCCGCTCCGACGTGCTCTCCTTCGCGCAGATGGCGGAGCACGTGAACCAGTCGCTGTCGCTCACGGGCAAGATCCCCTCGGGCCCCTTCAACGCCATGTTCGACTACCGCGGCTGCTGGCACCGGGACGCCGCCGCCACGCGCAGCCTCTGCTTCGACGCCCGCCTCGTCGAGCTCTACGCCGTCGAGGCCCCCCGCGGCGCGCGCCTCGCCCTCCGCGGCCACGTCGCCCGCGACGTCCCGACCTCCTGGGACCCCCCGGCGCTCGCCGCCTTCATCGACACGCACGGCACCCACGTCGTCGTCGGGGTCCGGATGGGGGGCAAGGACGTCGTCTGCGTCAAGCAGCTCAGGGGCTCCGCCCTCGAGCCGCGCGACGTGCAGGCCCGCCTCAAGAAGCTCGCCGACGCCACCTTCTCCCAGTCCCAGTCGCAGGACCGACGGCAGAGCTCCGCCGGCGCCAAGGGCCGCGGGTCGTCGTCGCGGAGACCTCCCGGCCCCGGCTCCGCTGCCTGGCGCGCCTTCAGGTCGCCGGTCATCCACAACAAGGACGATGTCGTCGGCATCCACGTCAGGCGAGGCGGCGTCGACGACGGGCAGggccacgacgagtggctcgccaccgtcgccgcctcgccggacgTCATCTCCATGGCCTTCGTGCCCATCACCTCCCTGCTCACCGGCGTCCCCGGCCGCGGCTTCCTCAACCACGCCGTCAATCTCTACCTCAGAT ACAAGCCGCCCATAGAGGAGCTGGAGCAGTTCCTGGAGTTCCAGGTGCCGCGGCAGTGGGCGCCGGAGTTCGGCGAGCTGCCGCTGGCTCTCGGcccgcagaggaagaagaagaaggacagcCTGCCGTCGCTCCAGTTCACGCTCATGGGGCCCAAGCTCCGGGTCAACACGGCCAAGGTGGACTCCGGGGGGCGGCCGGTGACGGGCATCCGGCTGTTCCTGGAGGGCAAGAAGAACAGCCGGCTGGGCGTGCACCTGCAGCACCTGTCGGCGACGCCGCGCGCGGTCCCCATCGTCGTCGGCGAGGCGGTCACCACCGCCGCCGGGGACGCCGTGAACGAGCGCGCCTACTTCGAGCCCGTGAGGTCGTCGCTGCTGACGCACGCGTGCACGGCGCCGGTGCAGCACGCCGGCGCGCGCATCGACGACTGCGCGGCCGTGGTGACCGCGGCCTGGCTGGAGGTGCGCGAGGCGTGCCTCAAGAAGGTGCTGTTCCTACGTCTCGGCTTCTCCGGCGTGGCGCGGACCAAGATACGGCGGTCGGAGTGGGACGGCCCGCTGGCCACGACCCGCAAGTCGGGCTCGCTGTCGGCGATGCTCAGCGCGGCGCTGTCGggcaccgccgccgccgtgccgccgcAGGGGGAGCCGATGGAGGGGAAGGTGGAGGTGAACTCGGCCGTGTTCCCCAAGGGCCCGCCGGTGCCGCTGCCCGTGCAGAAGATGGCGAAGTACATCGACACGACGGAGGTGACGAGGGGCCCCGACGACCTGCCGGGGTACTGGGTGGTCACCGGCGCCAAGCTCTGCGTGGAAGGCGGCAAGGTGGCGCTCAAGGCCAAGTACTCGCTGCTCATCTCGGCGCCGGAGGACGACGAGGTTTGA